In a genomic window of Ipomoea triloba cultivar NCNSP0323 chromosome 3, ASM357664v1:
- the LOC116012664 gene encoding protein SIEVE ELEMENT OCCLUSION B-like isoform X4, with translation MANQTLLLSRRIIPQPTMVLPSPRSQVLDESIIKEQVLSTHNYDGRKFNTNFILSIVENILSVKMGIGEEAGVEKLNQVEELINYEQLPTHIRQLSFEIASAGLKSSANNEHSTTINVLRMLCSYCWEDKMVLMLSAFSITLAMPHKLEQLKQKAIVDCITSVLQLTKCVVELKQTKPSNYSMPQSIISALPIASYWIGRSVIGSVGAYYCASPQNQVAQLTTSIAAILHTFSPELEKKRAEESYESLKRALYYSSSSKSEVFRLMFNVKDGEMLFKDKGLNDWNSTRVVLLITQGLDISERRIHFLKWFARRANTRLLWIPMAQDNEASWTTEDEQQFARLKRRMPSIWYWLNNLQKMISPQFIRFVKEQLFPDFQMGGEPIIVSLDQQGRIVHPNIMHMIHIWACAYIEENTLGVQGIYNITALVKEELKKGTSNVDRVVPEINDMISVLVGDIDNKIVAWGRNIEMKIQNLIEQSTPYNNEREIFLWQQEPNCSLDLVVGTRGRNVYLSNYEIQYWFGTEDYIFLYGGNDVNWVREFTTKDSRNCWPMKVRIQELKDGPC, from the exons ATGGCAAACCAAACACTATTGCTATCTAGGAGAATAATTCCACAACCAACAATGGTTCTCCCATCACCAAGAAGTCAAGTTCTTGATGAGAGCATAATCAAGGAGCAGGTCTTGTCCACTCACAACTATGACGGTAGAAAGTTCAACACCAACTTCATTTTGAGCATTGTAGAAAACATTCTTAGTGTCAAGATG GGTATTGGTGAAGAAGCAGGGGTGGAGAAGTTGAATCAAGTTGAAGAGCTCATCAATTACGAACAACTTCCTACTCATATCAGACAACTTTCATTTGAG ATAGCATCAGCTGGTTTGAAGAGTAGTGCAAATAATGAACACTCCACCACTATTAATGTACTGAGAATGCTATGTTCGTATTGTTGGGAAGATAAGATGGTGTTGATGCTCTCAGCTTTCTCCATTACACTGGCAATGCCTCACAAGTTGGAACAACTCAAGCAAAAAGCAATTGTTGATTGCATCACTTCTGTTTTACAACTCACTAAATGCGTGGTTGAGCTCAAACAAACTAAGCCATCTAATTACTCTATGCCGCAATCAATAATCTCTGCCTTGCCAATTGCGAGTTATTGGATAGGTAGAAGTGTTATTGGGAGTGTGGGTGCTTATTATTGTGCTTCTCCTCAAAATCAAGTTGCACAACTTACCACTTCAATTGCTGCCATACTCCATACTTTTTCCCCAGAACTAG AAAAGAAAAGGGCCGAGGAATCTTATGAATCATTGAAGCGTGCTTTATATTACAGTTCTTCTAGTAAGTCTGAAGTTTTCAGGCTAATGTTTAATGTCAAGGATGGAGAGATGCTATTTAAAGACAAG gGATTAAATGATTGGAACAGCACAAGAGTGGTCCTGCTAATTACCCAAGGCCTTGacatctctgaacggaggattCATTTTCTGAAATGGTTTGCCCGGCGTGCTAATACAAGACTACTTTGGATTCCAATGGCTCAGGATAATGAAGCATCATGGACTACTGAGGATGAGCAACAATTTGCAAGATTAAAAAGAAGGATGCCCAGCATCTGGTACTGGTTGAACAATCTGCAAAAAATGATTTCACCACAATTTATTAGATTTGTTAAAGAGCAACTCTTTCCAGACTTCCAGATGGGAGGGGAGCCAATCATTGTTTCATTAGATCAGCAAGGAAGAATTGTTCATCCAAATATAATGCACATGATACATATATGGGCTTGTGcatatattgaagaaaataCATTAGGAGTTCaaggaatatataatataactgCTTTGGTAAAAGAAGAGTTGAAGAAAGGGACTTCGAACGTCGATCGTGTGGTACCTGAAATCAATGATATGATAAGTGTTTTGGTTGGTGACATTGACAACAAGATAGTTGCTTGGGGACGCAATATTGAAATGAAGATACAAAATTTG ATAGAACAATCCACTCCGTATAACAACGAAAGGGAAATATTTCTGTGGCAACAAGAACCAAATTGCAGCCTCGACCTTGTGGTAGGAACACGTGGCCGCAATGTTTATCTTAGTAATTATGAGATACAATATTGG TTTGGCACAgaagattatattttcttatacgGAGGAAATGATGTTAACTGGGTTCGAGAATTCACTACCAAG GACTCAAGAAATTGTTGGCCTATGAAGGTAAGAATACAAGAATTGAAGGATGGGCCTTGCTAA
- the LOC116012664 gene encoding protein SIEVE ELEMENT OCCLUSION B-like isoform X6, whose protein sequence is MANQTLLLSRRIIPQPTMVLPSPRSQVLDESIIKEQVLSTHNYDGRKFNTNFILSIVENILSVKMGIGEEAGVEKLNQVEELINYEQLPTHIRQLSFEIASAGLKSSANNEHSTTINVLRMLCSYCWEDKMVLMLSAFSITLAMPHKLEQLKQKAIVDCITSVLQLTKCVVELKQTKPSNYSMPQSIISALPIASYWIGRSVIGSVGAYYCASPQNQVAQLTTSIAAILHTFSPELEKKRAEESYESLKRALYYSSSSKSEVFRLMFNVKDGEMLFKDKGLNDWNSTRVVLLITQGLDISERRIHFLKWFARRANTRLLWIPMAQDNEASWTTEDEQQFARLKRRMPSIWYWLNNLQKMISPQFIRFVKEQLFPDFQMGGEPIIVSLDQQGRIVHPNIMHMIHIWACAYIEENTLGVQGIYNITALVKEELKKGTSNVDRVVPEINDMISVLVGDIDNKIVAWGRNIEMKIQNLIEQSTPYNNEREIFLWQQEPNCSLDLVVGTRGRNVYLSNYEIQYWFGTEDYIFLYGGNDVNWVREFTTKVRIQELKDGPC, encoded by the exons ATGGCAAACCAAACACTATTGCTATCTAGGAGAATAATTCCACAACCAACAATGGTTCTCCCATCACCAAGAAGTCAAGTTCTTGATGAGAGCATAATCAAGGAGCAGGTCTTGTCCACTCACAACTATGACGGTAGAAAGTTCAACACCAACTTCATTTTGAGCATTGTAGAAAACATTCTTAGTGTCAAGATG GGTATTGGTGAAGAAGCAGGGGTGGAGAAGTTGAATCAAGTTGAAGAGCTCATCAATTACGAACAACTTCCTACTCATATCAGACAACTTTCATTTGAG ATAGCATCAGCTGGTTTGAAGAGTAGTGCAAATAATGAACACTCCACCACTATTAATGTACTGAGAATGCTATGTTCGTATTGTTGGGAAGATAAGATGGTGTTGATGCTCTCAGCTTTCTCCATTACACTGGCAATGCCTCACAAGTTGGAACAACTCAAGCAAAAAGCAATTGTTGATTGCATCACTTCTGTTTTACAACTCACTAAATGCGTGGTTGAGCTCAAACAAACTAAGCCATCTAATTACTCTATGCCGCAATCAATAATCTCTGCCTTGCCAATTGCGAGTTATTGGATAGGTAGAAGTGTTATTGGGAGTGTGGGTGCTTATTATTGTGCTTCTCCTCAAAATCAAGTTGCACAACTTACCACTTCAATTGCTGCCATACTCCATACTTTTTCCCCAGAACTAG AAAAGAAAAGGGCCGAGGAATCTTATGAATCATTGAAGCGTGCTTTATATTACAGTTCTTCTAGTAAGTCTGAAGTTTTCAGGCTAATGTTTAATGTCAAGGATGGAGAGATGCTATTTAAAGACAAG gGATTAAATGATTGGAACAGCACAAGAGTGGTCCTGCTAATTACCCAAGGCCTTGacatctctgaacggaggattCATTTTCTGAAATGGTTTGCCCGGCGTGCTAATACAAGACTACTTTGGATTCCAATGGCTCAGGATAATGAAGCATCATGGACTACTGAGGATGAGCAACAATTTGCAAGATTAAAAAGAAGGATGCCCAGCATCTGGTACTGGTTGAACAATCTGCAAAAAATGATTTCACCACAATTTATTAGATTTGTTAAAGAGCAACTCTTTCCAGACTTCCAGATGGGAGGGGAGCCAATCATTGTTTCATTAGATCAGCAAGGAAGAATTGTTCATCCAAATATAATGCACATGATACATATATGGGCTTGTGcatatattgaagaaaataCATTAGGAGTTCaaggaatatataatataactgCTTTGGTAAAAGAAGAGTTGAAGAAAGGGACTTCGAACGTCGATCGTGTGGTACCTGAAATCAATGATATGATAAGTGTTTTGGTTGGTGACATTGACAACAAGATAGTTGCTTGGGGACGCAATATTGAAATGAAGATACAAAATTTG ATAGAACAATCCACTCCGTATAACAACGAAAGGGAAATATTTCTGTGGCAACAAGAACCAAATTGCAGCCTCGACCTTGTGGTAGGAACACGTGGCCGCAATGTTTATCTTAGTAATTATGAGATACAATATTGG TTTGGCACAgaagattatattttcttatacgGAGGAAATGATGTTAACTGGGTTCGAGAATTCACTACCAAG GTAAGAATACAAGAATTGAAGGATGGGCCTTGCTAA
- the LOC116012664 gene encoding protein SIEVE ELEMENT OCCLUSION B-like isoform X2 — MANQTLLLSRRIIPQPTMVLPSPRSQVLDESIIKEQVLSTHNYDGRKFNTNFILSIVENILSVKMGIGEEAGVEKLNQVEELINYEQLPTHIRQLSFEIASAGLKSSANNEHSTTINVLRMLCSYCWEDKMVLMLSAFSITLAMPHKLEQLKQKAIVDCITSVLQLTKCVVELKQTKPSNYSMPQSIISALPIASYWIGRSVIGSVGAYYCASPQNQVAQLTTSIAAILHTFSPELEKKRAEESYESLKRALYYSSSSKSEVFRLMFNVKDGEMLFKDKGLNDWNSTRVVLLITQGLDISERRIHFLKWFARRANTRLLWIPMAQDNEASWTTEDEQQFARLKRRMPSIWYWLNNLQKMISPQFIRFVKEQLFPDFQMGGEPIIVSLDQQGRIVHPNIMHMIHIWACAYIEENTLGVQGIYNITALVKEELKKGTSNVDRVVPEINDMISVLVGDIDNKIVAWGRNIEMKIQNLIEQSTPYNNEREIFLWQQEPNCSLDLVVGTRGRNVYLSNYEIQYWFGTEDYIFLYGGNDVNWVREFTTKVSEFASKIQLILNVKLAYVGKNKLIRTIIHKEKLSHYTFNESYLVWRFWTRLRSMFLSRIHYLDAINHFGEECNDEILQGLKKLLAYEGKNTRIEGWALLSKGKKIVVCGHGAKILQVINEYEIWKENIATKGFDEAFKDHHAYFFFFLKKSFLLCS; from the exons ATGGCAAACCAAACACTATTGCTATCTAGGAGAATAATTCCACAACCAACAATGGTTCTCCCATCACCAAGAAGTCAAGTTCTTGATGAGAGCATAATCAAGGAGCAGGTCTTGTCCACTCACAACTATGACGGTAGAAAGTTCAACACCAACTTCATTTTGAGCATTGTAGAAAACATTCTTAGTGTCAAGATG GGTATTGGTGAAGAAGCAGGGGTGGAGAAGTTGAATCAAGTTGAAGAGCTCATCAATTACGAACAACTTCCTACTCATATCAGACAACTTTCATTTGAG ATAGCATCAGCTGGTTTGAAGAGTAGTGCAAATAATGAACACTCCACCACTATTAATGTACTGAGAATGCTATGTTCGTATTGTTGGGAAGATAAGATGGTGTTGATGCTCTCAGCTTTCTCCATTACACTGGCAATGCCTCACAAGTTGGAACAACTCAAGCAAAAAGCAATTGTTGATTGCATCACTTCTGTTTTACAACTCACTAAATGCGTGGTTGAGCTCAAACAAACTAAGCCATCTAATTACTCTATGCCGCAATCAATAATCTCTGCCTTGCCAATTGCGAGTTATTGGATAGGTAGAAGTGTTATTGGGAGTGTGGGTGCTTATTATTGTGCTTCTCCTCAAAATCAAGTTGCACAACTTACCACTTCAATTGCTGCCATACTCCATACTTTTTCCCCAGAACTAG AAAAGAAAAGGGCCGAGGAATCTTATGAATCATTGAAGCGTGCTTTATATTACAGTTCTTCTAGTAAGTCTGAAGTTTTCAGGCTAATGTTTAATGTCAAGGATGGAGAGATGCTATTTAAAGACAAG gGATTAAATGATTGGAACAGCACAAGAGTGGTCCTGCTAATTACCCAAGGCCTTGacatctctgaacggaggattCATTTTCTGAAATGGTTTGCCCGGCGTGCTAATACAAGACTACTTTGGATTCCAATGGCTCAGGATAATGAAGCATCATGGACTACTGAGGATGAGCAACAATTTGCAAGATTAAAAAGAAGGATGCCCAGCATCTGGTACTGGTTGAACAATCTGCAAAAAATGATTTCACCACAATTTATTAGATTTGTTAAAGAGCAACTCTTTCCAGACTTCCAGATGGGAGGGGAGCCAATCATTGTTTCATTAGATCAGCAAGGAAGAATTGTTCATCCAAATATAATGCACATGATACATATATGGGCTTGTGcatatattgaagaaaataCATTAGGAGTTCaaggaatatataatataactgCTTTGGTAAAAGAAGAGTTGAAGAAAGGGACTTCGAACGTCGATCGTGTGGTACCTGAAATCAATGATATGATAAGTGTTTTGGTTGGTGACATTGACAACAAGATAGTTGCTTGGGGACGCAATATTGAAATGAAGATACAAAATTTG ATAGAACAATCCACTCCGTATAACAACGAAAGGGAAATATTTCTGTGGCAACAAGAACCAAATTGCAGCCTCGACCTTGTGGTAGGAACACGTGGCCGCAATGTTTATCTTAGTAATTATGAGATACAATATTGG TTTGGCACAgaagattatattttcttatacgGAGGAAATGATGTTAACTGGGTTCGAGAATTCACTACCAAGGTAAGTGAGTTTGCTTCCAAAATCCAATTGATCTTGAATGTAAAGTTGGCCTACGTCGGTAAAAATAAGTTGATAAGAACAATCATTCATAAAGAAAAATTGAGTCATTATACATTCAATGAATCCTACTTGGTATGGCGGTTTTGGACCCGTCTTCGAAGCATGTTTTTGTCAAGAATCCATTATTTGGACGCAATTAATCACTTTGGTGAAGAGTGCAATGATGAAATTTTGCAAGGACTCAAGAAATTGTTGGCCTATGAAGGTAAGAATACAAGAATTGAAGGATGGGCCTTGCTAAGCAAAGGAAAGAAGATTGTTGTATGTGGGCATGGAGCTAAAATACTGCAAGTTATAAATGAGTATGAGATTTGGAAGGAAAACATAGCCACCAAAGGTTTTGATGAGGCATTCAAAGACCATCATgcttacttcttcttcttccttaaaAAGTCATTCTTGTTGTGCTCTTGA
- the LOC116012664 gene encoding protein SIEVE ELEMENT OCCLUSION B-like isoform X5 translates to MANQTLLLSRRIIPQPTMVLPSPRSQVLDESIIKEQVLSTHNYDGRKFNTNFILSIVENILSVKMGIGEEAGVEKLNQVEELINYEQLPTHIRQLSFEIASAGLKSSANNEHSTTINVLRMLCSYCWEDKMVLMLSAFSITLAMPHKLEQLKQKAIVDCITSVLQLTKCVVELKQTKPSNYSMPQSIISALPIASYWIGRSVIGSVGAYYCASPQNQVAQLTTSIAAILHTFSPELEKKRAEESYESLKRALYYSSSSKSEVFRLMFNVKDGEMLFKDKGLNDWNSTRVVLLITQGLDISERRIHFLKWFARRANTRLLWIPMAQDNEASWTTEDEQQFARLKRRMPSIWYWLNNLQKMISPQFIRFVKEQLFPDFQMGGEPIIVSLDQQGRIVHPNIMHMIHIWACAYIEENTLGVQGIYNITALVKEELKKGTSNVDRVVPEINDMISVLVGDIDNKIVAWGRNIEMKIQNLIEQSTPYNNEREIFLWQQEPNCSLDLVVGTRGRNVYLSNYEIQYWFGTEDHIFLYGGNDINWVREFTTKDSRNCWPMKVRIQELKDGPC, encoded by the exons ATGGCAAACCAAACACTATTGCTATCTAGGAGAATAATTCCACAACCAACAATGGTTCTCCCATCACCAAGAAGTCAAGTTCTTGATGAGAGCATAATCAAGGAGCAGGTCTTGTCCACTCACAACTATGACGGTAGAAAGTTCAACACCAACTTCATTTTGAGCATTGTAGAAAACATTCTTAGTGTCAAGATG GGTATTGGTGAAGAAGCAGGGGTGGAGAAGTTGAATCAAGTTGAAGAGCTCATCAATTACGAACAACTTCCTACTCATATCAGACAACTTTCATTTGAG ATAGCATCAGCTGGTTTGAAGAGTAGTGCAAATAATGAACACTCCACCACTATTAATGTACTGAGAATGCTATGTTCGTATTGTTGGGAAGATAAGATGGTGTTGATGCTCTCAGCTTTCTCCATTACACTGGCAATGCCTCACAAGTTGGAACAACTCAAGCAAAAAGCAATTGTTGATTGCATCACTTCTGTTTTACAACTCACTAAATGCGTGGTTGAGCTCAAACAAACTAAGCCATCTAATTACTCTATGCCGCAATCAATAATCTCTGCCTTGCCAATTGCGAGTTATTGGATAGGTAGAAGTGTTATTGGGAGTGTGGGTGCTTATTATTGTGCTTCTCCTCAAAATCAAGTTGCACAACTTACCACTTCAATTGCTGCCATACTCCATACTTTTTCCCCAGAACTAG AAAAGAAAAGGGCCGAGGAATCTTATGAATCATTGAAGCGTGCTTTATATTACAGTTCTTCTAGTAAGTCTGAAGTTTTCAGGCTAATGTTTAATGTCAAGGATGGAGAGATGCTATTTAAAGACAAG gGATTAAATGATTGGAACAGCACAAGAGTGGTCCTGCTAATTACCCAAGGCCTTGacatctctgaacggaggattCATTTTCTGAAATGGTTTGCCCGGCGTGCTAATACAAGACTACTTTGGATTCCAATGGCTCAGGATAATGAAGCATCATGGACTACTGAGGATGAGCAACAATTTGCAAGATTAAAAAGAAGGATGCCCAGCATCTGGTACTGGTTGAACAATCTGCAAAAAATGATTTCACCACAATTTATTAGATTTGTTAAAGAGCAACTCTTTCCAGACTTCCAGATGGGAGGGGAGCCAATCATTGTTTCATTAGATCAGCAAGGAAGAATTGTTCATCCAAATATAATGCACATGATACATATATGGGCTTGTGcatatattgaagaaaataCATTAGGAGTTCaaggaatatataatataactgCTTTGGTAAAAGAAGAGTTGAAGAAAGGGACTTCGAACGTCGATCGTGTGGTACCTGAAATCAATGATATGATAAGTGTTTTGGTTGGTGACATTGACAACAAGATAGTTGCTTGGGGACGCAATATTGAAATGAAGATACAAAATTTG ATAGAACAATCCACTCCGTATAACAACGAAAGGGAAATATTTCTGTGGCAACAAGAACCAAATTGCAGCCTCGACCTTGTGGTAGGAACACGTGGCCGCAATGTTTATCTTAGTAATTATGAGATACAATATTGG